The Mytilus edulis unplaced genomic scaffold, xbMytEdul2.2 SCAFFOLD_869, whole genome shotgun sequence genome has a window encoding:
- the LOC139509152 gene encoding carbohydrate sulfotransferase 1-like: MDVFKICTCTNRRKLVFTLMFASALIYTMHNQGYNIFSRNTMGNLQSSTNVQNTFLNTSINSYTETYINQNKKGISAHSPRDILLFGYQRGETTFVGHILGCRKDTFYFYEPFWLISRQQYFTKSQKCDTHKDVCRYYDNSTLNISRLVSSLYDCDSDTIEKLVSSVQSEHSCTRNRVTFKSKDVQKLHNICTQAKYRVTKMLRISAEFIENLLQINPKLQIVYLYRDPRAIISSRLKSKVRPIRELVTAVCNKMDIDSSTVIQMANKYPQNVILVSAESIAKDPVHISRKLFEFLDVKFTKSDENQINSLSNWDSKGKKMREGNFNPYKNNGYASSMKWRTVLSGDIKAIVDTLCQSVYQRLGYLNMSSTEYFRNINKTNIFLPNKIKEFSLH; the protein is encoded by the exons ATGGATGTTTTCAAAATATGCACATGTACCAACAGACGAAAACTTGTATTCACCCTCATGTTTGCATCAGCACTCATTTATACCATGCATAACCAAG GATACAATATATTTTCTCGCAACACGATGGGAAATTTACAAAGCAGCACTAATGTGCAGAATACTTTTCTAAATACGTCTATTAACAGTTATACTGAGACATATATCAATCAGAATAAAAAAGGGATTTCAGCACATAGTCCTAGAGACATTCTATTATTCGGTTATCAAAGAGGAGAAACAACATTTGTGGGACACATTCTCGGATGTAGAAAGGACACGTTCTACTTTTACGAGCCTTTCTGGTTAATATCGAGACAACAATATTTTACGAAATCTCAGAAGTGTGACACACACAAAGATGTATGTAG ATACTATGACAACAGCACACTCAACATTTCTAGACTGGTTAGCTCATTGTATGACTGTGATTCCGATACAATAGAAAAACTTGTATCAAGTGTCCAATCAGAACATTCCTGCACAAGGAACAGGGTAACATTCAAGAGCAAGGATGTCCAAAAACTGCATAATATTTGCACACAAGCTAAGTATAGAGTTACGAAAATGCTGAGAATAAGTGCAGAGTTCATTGAAAATCTACTTCAAATAAATCCTAAATTACAAATAGTATATTTGTATCGTGATCCAAGAGCAATAATATCTTCAAGATTGAAAAGTAAGGTCAGACCAATTAGAGAATTAGTGACCGCAGTTTGTAACAAGATGGACATAGATAGCAGTACGGTTATTCAAATGGCGaacaaatatccacaaaatgTTATATTAGTATCTGCAGAAAGTATTGCAAAGGATCCGGTTCATATTTCACGTAAACTGTTTGAATTTTTAGATGTTAAATTCACAAAATCGgatgaaaatcaaataaatagtTTATCAAACTGGGACAGCAAAGGTAAAAAGATGCGAGAGGGAAATTTTAACCCGTATAAAAATAACGGGTACGCCTCGTCAATGAAATGGCGGACAGTTTTATCAGGTGATATCAAAGCAATTGTTGACACTCTATGCCAGTCTGTGTATCAACGTCTTGGATATCTAAATATGTCATCAACAGAATATtttagaaatatcaataaaactaaCATATTTCTGCCTAACAAAATAAAGGAATTCTCTTTGCATTAA